One stretch of Jiangella gansuensis DSM 44835 DNA includes these proteins:
- a CDS encoding ArsR/SmtB family transcription factor — MQDVAVIEDPAAAEASLDPMRTRLLAALNEPGSATMLAARVGLPRQKVNYHLRTLERHGLVELVEERRKGNVTERVLRATAASYVISPVALAAIQPDPARSPDKLSARWLLALASRLVRDVGLLITASTKARKRVATFAVDGEVRFASAADRAAFAEELAGAVTQLVSKYHDESAPGGRTHRVVVAVHPSVGAAEPKES, encoded by the coding sequence ATGCAGGACGTCGCAGTGATCGAAGACCCAGCCGCCGCCGAGGCGTCGCTGGACCCCATGCGCACCCGGCTCCTGGCCGCGCTCAACGAGCCCGGCTCGGCCACCATGCTCGCCGCCCGCGTCGGCCTGCCCCGGCAGAAGGTCAACTACCATCTGCGCACTCTCGAGCGGCACGGCCTGGTCGAGCTGGTCGAGGAGCGCCGGAAGGGCAACGTCACCGAACGGGTGCTGCGGGCCACGGCAGCGTCGTACGTCATCTCGCCGGTGGCGTTGGCCGCCATCCAGCCCGACCCGGCTCGCTCCCCGGACAAGCTGTCGGCGCGGTGGCTACTGGCCCTGGCCTCCCGGCTGGTCCGGGACGTCGGCCTGCTGATCACCGCGTCCACGAAAGCCCGCAAGCGGGTGGCCACGTTCGCCGTCGACGGCGAGGTGCGCTTCGCCTCCGCGGCCGACCGCGCCGCCTTCGCCGAGGAGCTCGCCGGCGCGGTCACGCAGCTGGTGTCCAAGTACCACGACGAGTCCGCCCCGGGCGGGCGCACGCACCGCGTCGTCGTCGCCGTCCATCCCAGCGTCGGCGCCGCCGAGCCGAAGGAGTCCTGA
- a CDS encoding SRPBCC family protein, producing the protein MGHRFESGDEVTLDATPEEIWAAIATGPGIDSWFMGRNDVDGGEGGTVRTAFGGYTPEYSVTSWEPQRRLAYTSGSAPDGRFVAYEFLIEGRDQGSTSLCIVTSGFLPGDDWEDEFDAMTKGNAMFFRTLAEYLSHFAGRIATPVTAFGPPVADWEAAWSALHAELGLPESGVTAGDGARLRMDGAELTGTVYYVNAHTLGIRTDDALFRFLKGFRGPMIASHHVFADAARHSDTAWRTWLTRVFS; encoded by the coding sequence ATGGGTCACCGATTCGAGTCCGGCGACGAGGTCACGCTCGACGCCACGCCCGAGGAGATCTGGGCCGCGATCGCCACCGGCCCCGGCATCGACTCGTGGTTCATGGGCCGCAATGACGTCGACGGTGGCGAGGGCGGCACCGTCCGGACGGCCTTCGGCGGCTACACCCCCGAGTACTCCGTCACCTCGTGGGAGCCGCAACGGCGGCTGGCCTACACCTCCGGCAGCGCGCCGGACGGCCGATTCGTCGCCTACGAGTTCCTGATCGAGGGACGCGACCAGGGCAGCACGTCGCTGTGCATCGTCACCAGCGGCTTCCTCCCCGGCGACGACTGGGAGGACGAGTTCGACGCCATGACCAAGGGCAACGCGATGTTCTTCCGCACCCTGGCTGAGTACCTCTCCCACTTCGCCGGCCGGATCGCCACGCCGGTCACCGCCTTCGGGCCTCCGGTGGCCGACTGGGAGGCCGCATGGTCCGCGCTGCATGCCGAACTGGGCCTGCCCGAATCCGGTGTCACCGCCGGTGACGGTGCCCGGTTGCGGATGGACGGCGCGGAGCTCACCGGAACGGTCTACTACGTCAACGCCCACACGCTCGGCATCCGCACGGACGACGCGCTGTTCCGGTTCCTCAAGGGCTTCCGCGGTCCCATGATCGCCTCCCATCACGTCTTCGCCGACGCCGCCCGCCATTCCGACACGGCCTGGCGGACCTGGCTGACTCGCGTCTTCAGCTGA
- a CDS encoding alpha/beta fold hydrolase: MPTVTSADGTTIAYSRVGSGPPLVLVDGALCYRDFGPMKQLAEALAGSFTVYYYDRRGRGESGDTAPYAVEREVEDLEALIAAAGSEVVVYGCSSGAALALETAKRPDSGVTRLALYELPAITDDTHAPWPPDLLERTDQLVAADRRGDTLQLFMKTVGTPGFVVAIMKLTPVWRKLKAVAHTIPNDFRVLGDTGTGKPLPTDRWASVTMPTLVMDGGKSPAYMRNSQRQLADVLPNAEHRTLPGQTHMVKAGVQAPVITEFLGG; the protein is encoded by the coding sequence ATGCCTACCGTGACCTCTGCCGACGGCACCACGATCGCCTACTCGCGGGTCGGTTCCGGCCCGCCGCTGGTCCTGGTCGACGGCGCGCTGTGCTATCGCGATTTCGGCCCGATGAAACAGCTCGCCGAGGCGCTGGCCGGCAGCTTCACCGTCTACTACTACGACCGGCGCGGCCGGGGTGAGAGCGGCGACACCGCGCCGTACGCCGTCGAGCGCGAGGTGGAAGACCTCGAGGCGCTGATCGCCGCGGCCGGGAGCGAGGTCGTCGTGTACGGCTGCTCGTCCGGCGCGGCGTTGGCGCTGGAGACCGCCAAGCGTCCGGACAGCGGTGTCACCCGCTTGGCCCTGTACGAGCTGCCCGCCATCACCGACGACACCCACGCGCCATGGCCGCCCGACCTGCTGGAACGCACCGACCAGCTAGTCGCGGCCGACCGTCGCGGCGACACCCTGCAACTGTTCATGAAGACGGTCGGCACACCCGGTTTCGTAGTCGCGATCATGAAACTGACCCCGGTGTGGAGGAAGCTGAAGGCGGTCGCGCACACCATCCCGAACGACTTCCGGGTCCTGGGCGACACCGGCACGGGCAAGCCGTTGCCGACCGACCGCTGGGCGTCGGTCACCATGCCCACGCTGGTCATGGACGGCGGCAAGAGCCCGGCCTACATGCGCAACAGCCAACGCCAGCTGGCCGACGTCCTACCGAATGCCGAGCACCGCACGCTGCCCGGACAGACGCACATGGTGAAGGCGGGCGTCCAGGCGCCGGTGATCACCGAGTTCCTCGGCGGGTGA
- a CDS encoding DUF1992 domain-containing protein: MTERKPPGLSFESWIDKQIRDAQERGEFDDLPLTGKPLPSRRPGDELWWVREKLAREGESTDALLPTPLRLRKEIHRLPETLRDVRSEQAVREIVRELNTRIVEWLRAPSGPQITVRTVDADAVVEQWRTDTAEADGARPADAPAPRPAIDQRAERDQRERNWWRRLVTRRGTR; the protein is encoded by the coding sequence ATGACGGAGCGCAAGCCGCCCGGTCTGAGCTTCGAGTCGTGGATCGACAAGCAGATCCGCGACGCACAGGAGCGCGGCGAGTTCGATGACCTGCCGCTGACCGGTAAGCCGCTGCCGAGCCGCAGGCCCGGCGACGAGCTCTGGTGGGTCCGGGAGAAGCTGGCTCGCGAGGGCGAGTCCACCGATGCCCTGCTTCCCACGCCGCTCAGGCTCCGCAAGGAGATCCACCGGCTGCCCGAGACGTTGCGCGACGTGCGCTCCGAGCAGGCCGTACGCGAGATCGTCCGAGAACTGAACACGCGCATCGTGGAATGGTTGCGGGCGCCGTCCGGTCCGCAGATCACCGTTCGGACGGTCGACGCGGACGCCGTCGTCGAGCAGTGGCGGACCGACACCGCCGAGGCTGACGGAGCCAGGCCCGCCGACGCCCCCGCGCCCCGGCCCGCGATCGATCAGCGGGCGGAGCGCGACCAGCGCGAGCGGAACTGGTGGCGCCGGCTGGTCACCCGCCGAGGAACTCGGTGA
- a CDS encoding 3-hydroxybutyrate dehydrogenase, whose translation MADLELSGRRALVTGGGSGIGAAVARRLGAAGAHVVVADVDGDRAEAVATECGGEAWTVDLADTAALAGGGTTVPDADILVNNAGIQHVARLEEFPPERFAFMLRLMLEAPFLLIRAVLPGMYQRGWGRVVNVSSAHGLRASPYKAAYVAAKHGLEGLSKVTALEGAAHGVTSNCVNPGYVRTPLVEAQIADQARVHGLPQDQVVNDVLLANEAVKRLIEPEEVAEAVAYLCGPAAQSITGTDLVLDGGWSAR comes from the coding sequence ATGGCGGACCTCGAACTGAGCGGGCGACGGGCTCTGGTCACCGGCGGGGGCAGCGGCATCGGGGCCGCGGTCGCCCGGCGGCTGGGTGCCGCAGGTGCGCACGTCGTCGTCGCTGACGTCGACGGCGACCGCGCCGAAGCCGTCGCGACGGAGTGCGGCGGCGAGGCGTGGACGGTGGACCTCGCCGACACCGCGGCCCTTGCCGGCGGCGGCACCACCGTCCCCGACGCTGACATCCTGGTCAACAACGCCGGCATCCAGCACGTCGCCCGGCTCGAGGAGTTCCCGCCCGAGCGCTTCGCGTTCATGCTGCGGCTCATGCTGGAGGCGCCGTTCCTGCTGATCCGGGCGGTTCTGCCGGGCATGTACCAGCGCGGGTGGGGGCGCGTGGTCAATGTCTCCAGCGCGCACGGCCTGCGCGCCAGCCCGTACAAGGCCGCCTACGTCGCGGCCAAGCACGGGCTGGAGGGTCTGTCCAAGGTGACCGCGCTGGAGGGGGCCGCGCACGGCGTCACCTCCAACTGCGTCAACCCCGGCTATGTGCGCACCCCGCTGGTCGAGGCGCAGATCGCCGACCAGGCGCGGGTGCACGGGCTGCCGCAGGACCAAGTGGTCAACGACGTCCTGCTGGCCAACGAGGCCGTCAAGCGGCTGATCGAGCCGGAGGAAGTCGCCGAGGCGGTCGCGTACCTCTGCGGCCCTGCCGCCCAGTCGATCACCGGGACGGACCTCGTGTTGGACGGGGGCTGGTCGGCTCGCTGA
- a CDS encoding alpha/beta hydrolase yields MTLRVPVDGGELAVHELTAAADGAPVVVALHGITANALAFTAVAAELDGRVRMLAPDLRGRAESRAITGPWGLAAHAADVLAVLDAAGAESAVLLGHSMGAYVAALTALRYPSRVDSVVLVDGGVGFPAPQGGDIDTALENVIGPAMRRLTMTFAGDAEYLDFWRAHPAIGPGFDAPWRGRLERYLLHDLVGPDGSRHSSCVLDAVRADGADVLADPEVLRAVRDGTRPTTLLWAERGMLDEPQGLFDAERLAAAGLPQRVRVVPLGGVNHYTVLFDPSAVRAGASAVRAGASAVGGLSEPTSPRPTRGPSR; encoded by the coding sequence GTGACACTGCGCGTCCCGGTCGACGGTGGCGAGCTTGCGGTCCACGAACTGACGGCCGCCGCTGACGGTGCGCCGGTGGTGGTCGCGCTGCACGGCATCACCGCGAACGCGCTGGCCTTCACGGCGGTCGCCGCGGAACTGGACGGCCGGGTCCGGATGCTGGCGCCGGACCTGCGGGGCCGGGCCGAGAGCCGTGCGATCACCGGGCCGTGGGGCCTGGCCGCGCACGCCGCTGACGTGCTCGCCGTCCTGGATGCCGCGGGTGCGGAATCGGCGGTGCTGCTGGGCCACTCGATGGGCGCCTACGTGGCCGCGCTGACGGCGCTGCGGTACCCGTCACGGGTGGATTCGGTGGTGCTCGTGGACGGCGGGGTCGGCTTCCCGGCGCCGCAGGGCGGGGACATCGACACGGCGCTGGAGAACGTGATCGGCCCGGCCATGCGGAGGCTGACCATGACGTTCGCCGGCGACGCCGAGTACCTCGACTTCTGGCGGGCGCACCCGGCCATCGGGCCAGGTTTCGACGCGCCGTGGCGCGGCCGGCTGGAGCGCTACCTGCTGCACGACCTGGTCGGGCCGGACGGCTCCCGGCACTCGTCGTGCGTGCTCGACGCCGTGCGGGCCGACGGCGCTGACGTGCTGGCCGACCCCGAGGTGCTGCGCGCCGTCCGGGACGGCACCCGCCCGACCACCCTGCTGTGGGCCGAGCGCGGAATGCTGGACGAACCGCAAGGGCTGTTCGACGCGGAGCGGCTGGCCGCCGCCGGCCTGCCGCAACGGGTCCGGGTGGTCCCGCTCGGTGGGGTGAACCACTACACCGTCCTGTTCGATCCCTCGGCCGTGCGGGCCGGGGCATCGGCCGTGCGGGCCGGGGCATCGGCCGTCGGCGGGCTCAGCGAGCCGACCAGCCCCCGTCCAACACGAGGTCCGTCCCGGTGA
- a CDS encoding alpha/beta fold hydrolase — protein MNSTLTPGVVAVRVDTPRLAVNTLQLDGRTAGDPVVFVHGNVSSSVFWQPAMVLLPGQFRPVAVDLRGFGGTDALPVDASHGVRDYADDVAGVLDALDLADVHLVGWSLGGAVVLQMLLDAPDRYASVTLVNPVSPYGFGGTRGADGQLCDPSAAGSGGGAANPDFVARLASGDRGAEAATSPRQVLLSSYVKPPFVPADLDVYVESMLSTVVGDDNYPGDHVAVAAWPGVGPGRRGVLNTMAPTNLRLDGLAGIDPKPPIRWIRGSDDVIVSDTSLFDLANLGSIGAVPDWPGDDVAPPQPMLAQTRAVLERYSAAGGTTSEVVIDDTGHTPHVEKPAEFVAALVDGFAR, from the coding sequence ATGAACTCGACTCTGACCCCGGGCGTCGTCGCCGTACGGGTGGACACGCCGCGGCTGGCCGTCAACACGCTCCAGCTCGACGGACGCACCGCCGGCGATCCGGTCGTGTTCGTCCACGGCAACGTCTCGTCAAGCGTGTTCTGGCAGCCCGCCATGGTGCTGCTGCCGGGACAGTTCCGGCCGGTCGCCGTCGACCTGCGCGGCTTCGGCGGCACCGACGCACTACCGGTCGACGCATCGCATGGGGTGCGTGACTATGCCGACGACGTCGCCGGCGTCCTGGACGCACTCGACCTCGCCGACGTCCACCTGGTCGGCTGGAGCCTGGGCGGCGCCGTGGTGCTGCAGATGCTGCTGGACGCGCCGGACCGCTACGCCTCGGTGACGCTGGTGAACCCGGTGTCGCCGTACGGGTTCGGCGGCACCCGAGGCGCGGACGGACAGCTGTGCGACCCGTCGGCGGCAGGGTCCGGCGGTGGCGCGGCCAACCCCGACTTCGTGGCCAGGCTCGCGTCGGGCGACCGCGGTGCCGAAGCGGCCACGTCGCCGCGTCAGGTCCTGCTGTCGTCCTACGTCAAGCCGCCGTTCGTCCCCGCCGACCTCGACGTCTACGTCGAGTCGATGCTGTCCACCGTCGTCGGCGACGACAACTACCCGGGCGACCACGTGGCAGTGGCGGCCTGGCCGGGAGTAGGACCGGGCCGGCGGGGCGTGCTCAACACGATGGCGCCGACCAACCTCCGGCTGGACGGGCTGGCCGGCATCGACCCCAAGCCGCCGATCCGCTGGATCCGCGGCTCTGACGACGTCATCGTCTCCGACACGTCGCTGTTCGACCTGGCCAACCTGGGCTCGATCGGAGCGGTGCCGGACTGGCCCGGTGACGACGTCGCGCCGCCGCAGCCGATGCTGGCGCAGACCCGGGCCGTGTTGGAGCGCTACAGCGCCGCGGGCGGCACCACCAGCGAGGTCGTCATCGACGACACCGGGCACACCCCGCACGTGGAGAAGCCCGCGGAGTTCGTGGCCGCGCTGGTGGACGGGTTCGCGCGGTGA
- a CDS encoding Gfo/Idh/MocA family protein, giving the protein MPIEPHDRVRWGILGTGGIAAAFARDLQLVDDAEVVAVGSRRRESAGEFAARFDLPRSYGSYEELVADPDVDVVYVATPQTVHAANIRLALEAGRPVLCEKPFTVTAAEARDVVALARERGLFLMEAMWTRFLPHMRRIDQLLRSEVLGEITTVVADHGQLIPPGEHRLHRPELAGGALLDLGVYPVSFASHLLGRPATVTAAGTLLSSGLDAQTSMVLTYEGGAHAVLTTTLGARTPNRAAITGTQARIEIDDVWYTPTSFSLVRPASATPERFEQPRVGGGLRHQAIEVGRLLRAGATESPLMPLDETVWIMETLDEVRRQIGLRFPGEPAVEPAAQPMAS; this is encoded by the coding sequence ATGCCGATCGAACCGCACGACCGCGTCCGCTGGGGAATTCTCGGCACCGGCGGCATCGCCGCTGCGTTCGCCCGGGACCTGCAGCTCGTCGACGACGCCGAGGTGGTGGCCGTCGGATCGCGGCGACGGGAGTCGGCCGGTGAGTTCGCCGCCCGGTTCGACCTCCCGCGGTCGTACGGCTCGTACGAGGAGCTGGTCGCCGACCCGGACGTGGACGTCGTCTACGTGGCCACTCCGCAGACCGTGCACGCGGCCAACATCCGGCTCGCCCTGGAGGCCGGCCGGCCGGTGCTGTGCGAGAAGCCGTTCACCGTCACCGCCGCCGAGGCCCGTGACGTGGTGGCGTTGGCGCGGGAACGCGGGCTGTTCCTCATGGAGGCGATGTGGACGCGGTTCCTGCCGCACATGCGCCGCATCGACCAGCTGCTCCGGTCGGAGGTGCTCGGCGAGATCACCACGGTGGTGGCCGACCACGGTCAGCTCATCCCGCCCGGCGAGCACCGGCTGCACCGGCCGGAGCTCGCCGGCGGCGCGCTGCTCGATCTCGGCGTCTACCCGGTGTCGTTCGCGTCGCACCTGCTCGGCCGTCCGGCCACCGTCACGGCTGCCGGGACGCTGTTGTCCAGCGGCCTGGACGCACAGACGTCCATGGTGCTCACCTACGAGGGCGGCGCGCACGCCGTGCTCACGACGACGCTCGGCGCGCGCACCCCGAACCGGGCCGCCATCACCGGCACGCAGGCCCGCATCGAGATCGACGACGTCTGGTACACGCCGACCTCGTTCTCTCTGGTGCGGCCCGCGTCGGCGACCCCGGAGCGGTTCGAGCAGCCGCGGGTGGGCGGCGGGCTGCGCCACCAGGCGATCGAGGTGGGCCGGCTGTTGCGCGCGGGCGCTACCGAGAGCCCGCTGATGCCGCTGGACGAAACCGTGTGGATCATGGAGACGCTGGACGAGGTGCGTCGGCAGATCGGGCTGCGATTCCCGGGCGAGCCGGCCGTCGAGCCCGCGGCCCAGCCGATGGCCTCCTAG
- a CDS encoding SDR family oxidoreductase — MNMTLEGKVALVAGATRGAGRGIAVQLGAAGATVYVTGRSTREQRSEMDRPETIEETAELVTAAGGQGIAVRVDHLERDQVKALVERIDREQGRLDLLVNDIWGGDQLFSWTDTLWEHSLDTGLRILRLAVDTHIITSHYALPLLIREPGGLVIEMTDGTAEYNASKYRVSFFYDLAKASVLRMAFAQAQELAPHGATAVALTPGWLRSEMMLDHYGVTEETWRDALSTVPHFAISETPAFVGRAVAALAADPDVARWNGLSLSSGQLAQVYGFTDVDGSRPDAWRYVVEVEDAGKPADTTGYR; from the coding sequence ATGAACATGACACTCGAAGGAAAGGTCGCCCTGGTCGCCGGCGCCACCCGAGGCGCCGGCCGAGGAATCGCGGTGCAGCTCGGCGCGGCCGGCGCGACCGTGTACGTCACGGGCCGCAGCACCCGTGAGCAACGCTCGGAGATGGACCGCCCGGAGACGATCGAGGAGACCGCCGAGCTCGTCACGGCGGCCGGTGGGCAGGGGATCGCGGTCCGGGTCGACCACCTGGAGCGCGACCAGGTCAAGGCGCTGGTGGAGCGCATCGACCGCGAGCAGGGCCGGCTCGACCTGCTGGTGAACGACATCTGGGGCGGCGATCAGCTGTTCAGCTGGACCGACACGCTCTGGGAGCACTCGCTGGACACCGGGCTGCGCATCCTGCGGCTGGCCGTGGACACCCACATCATCACCAGCCACTACGCGCTACCGCTGCTGATCCGCGAGCCCGGCGGCCTCGTCATCGAGATGACCGACGGCACCGCCGAGTACAACGCGTCGAAGTACCGCGTGTCCTTCTTCTACGACCTGGCCAAGGCGTCGGTGTTGCGGATGGCGTTCGCTCAGGCGCAGGAGCTGGCTCCGCACGGCGCGACCGCGGTGGCGCTGACGCCCGGCTGGCTGCGCTCGGAGATGATGCTCGACCACTACGGCGTGACCGAGGAGACCTGGCGCGACGCGCTGAGCACCGTGCCGCACTTCGCGATCTCCGAGACGCCGGCGTTCGTGGGGCGTGCGGTCGCCGCTCTGGCGGCGGACCCGGACGTGGCACGGTGGAACGGCCTGTCGCTGTCCAGCGGGCAGCTCGCGCAGGTCTATGGTTTCACCGATGTGGACGGCAGCCGCCCGGACGCGTGGCGGTACGTCGTCGAGGTCGAGGATGCCGGCAAACCGGCCGACACCACCGGCTACCGCTGA
- a CDS encoding FUSC family protein: protein MADLRDLASRTLTGQRTQLAARAAVAAAIAWQLGLLVPGPADSYPYYAPLGAVLACNQTLAGSVRESAQMLFAIVLGAGTALLATMLVEPSGLSIAALVIVCVALGGLPALGSSRSWVPVAGLFVLIIGSGDADSYVMGYTAQMALGVVVGLAVNAVAPSLLVGWSSRTLDDVSRSLAGQLRLVSEALREEGTADEGDEGAEGGRRVELARLALQVREDMEWVRESLVGNFRARAHRSSVLQERSRAGRLNELVLMTQALVSLLQAVGDEEVGGGLDSTGRDLVAQVLDALADAIDDSAGAVPTRAATNRLRAAVKAMEDRARDLRDRGDNDMEAAAVTALLRHTERVVTAPTREAESVPGD from the coding sequence ATGGCTGATCTGCGGGACCTCGCGTCCCGGACGCTGACCGGGCAGCGCACGCAGCTCGCTGCCCGGGCCGCGGTCGCGGCTGCGATCGCGTGGCAGCTCGGGCTGCTGGTGCCCGGACCGGCCGACAGCTATCCGTACTATGCGCCGCTCGGTGCCGTGCTCGCGTGCAACCAGACACTGGCCGGCTCGGTCCGGGAGTCGGCGCAGATGCTCTTCGCGATCGTGCTGGGCGCCGGCACGGCGCTGCTGGCGACCATGCTGGTGGAACCGAGCGGGCTGAGCATCGCCGCGCTGGTGATCGTCTGCGTCGCGCTGGGCGGCCTGCCCGCGCTGGGCTCTTCTCGGTCGTGGGTGCCGGTGGCCGGGTTGTTCGTGCTCATCATCGGATCCGGCGACGCGGACAGCTACGTCATGGGCTATACCGCGCAGATGGCGCTCGGCGTGGTGGTCGGGCTCGCCGTCAATGCGGTGGCGCCGTCCTTGCTGGTGGGTTGGTCCAGCCGGACGCTGGACGACGTGAGCCGCTCACTGGCCGGCCAGCTTCGGCTGGTGAGCGAGGCGCTGCGGGAGGAGGGAACGGCTGACGAAGGGGATGAGGGCGCCGAGGGCGGGCGCCGGGTCGAGCTGGCCCGGCTGGCACTGCAGGTGCGGGAAGACATGGAGTGGGTGCGAGAGTCGCTGGTCGGCAACTTCCGCGCTCGCGCACACCGGTCGTCGGTGCTGCAGGAACGGTCTCGGGCCGGACGCCTGAACGAGCTGGTGCTCATGACCCAGGCGCTGGTCAGTCTGTTGCAGGCGGTCGGCGACGAGGAGGTCGGTGGCGGGCTGGACAGCACCGGCCGGGACCTCGTGGCGCAGGTTCTCGACGCGTTGGCGGATGCGATCGACGACAGCGCGGGCGCCGTTCCAACGCGGGCGGCCACGAATCGGCTTCGCGCCGCGGTGAAAGCCATGGAGGACCGGGCGCGCGACCTGCGTGACCGTGGCGACAACGACATGGAGGCAGCCGCGGTGACGGCGCTGCTGCGACACACCGAGCGCGTGGTCACAGCGCCGACGCGGGAGGCGGAAAGCGTGCCCGGTGACTGA
- a CDS encoding SMP-30/gluconolactonase/LRE family protein, whose translation MTSLIADGAALEKLYTGTEWAEGPVWLPRTRRVRWSDIPNDRILEWDLASGETIVYAAGVEYTNGRTLDLDGHVVQCSHGRRRVERDVDGVVTAVVDDNAGRRFNSPNDVVVASDGSIWFTDPPYGILEGGREGHPGEQEYGGCHVFRYDERTGELSAVVTDMVRPNGLAFSPDESVLYVTDTGADPGITGDDPPRSIRAYDVRHGRCENGRLFVTVRPGAADGIRVDVEGRVWASSGDSVQVFTPGGERVAVVPVPEEVANLCFGGDDGAELFITATTSLYRIRTTTRQAERPAAGR comes from the coding sequence ATGACGAGCCTCATCGCGGACGGCGCTGCCCTGGAGAAGCTCTACACCGGCACCGAGTGGGCGGAGGGACCGGTCTGGCTGCCCCGGACCCGCCGGGTGCGCTGGAGCGACATCCCGAACGACCGGATCCTGGAGTGGGACCTGGCCAGCGGCGAGACCATCGTGTACGCCGCGGGCGTCGAGTACACGAACGGTCGCACGCTCGACCTGGACGGGCACGTCGTGCAGTGTTCGCACGGCCGTCGCCGGGTCGAACGTGACGTCGACGGCGTGGTCACCGCCGTCGTCGACGACAACGCCGGCCGCCGTTTCAACTCGCCGAACGACGTCGTCGTGGCGTCCGACGGGTCCATCTGGTTCACCGATCCGCCCTACGGCATCCTCGAGGGCGGCCGAGAGGGGCACCCTGGTGAGCAGGAGTACGGCGGCTGCCACGTCTTCCGGTACGACGAGCGCACCGGCGAGCTCAGCGCCGTCGTGACTGACATGGTGCGTCCCAACGGGCTGGCGTTCTCGCCGGACGAGTCGGTGCTCTACGTCACCGACACCGGCGCCGATCCCGGGATCACCGGCGACGACCCGCCGCGCTCGATCCGCGCTTACGACGTCCGCCACGGCCGGTGTGAGAACGGACGGCTGTTCGTCACCGTCCGTCCAGGGGCCGCCGACGGCATCCGCGTCGACGTCGAGGGCCGAGTGTGGGCGTCCAGCGGCGACTCCGTCCAGGTCTTCACGCCGGGCGGTGAGCGGGTCGCGGTCGTGCCGGTGCCGGAGGAGGTCGCCAACCTGTGCTTCGGGGGCGACGACGGCGCCGAGCTGTTCATCACCGCGACGACGAGCCTCTACCGCATCCGCACCACGACCCGGCAGGCGGAGCGTCCAGCCGCTGGACGGTGA